A portion of the Calliphora vicina chromosome 5, idCalVici1.1, whole genome shotgun sequence genome contains these proteins:
- the LOC135961586 gene encoding putative uncharacterized protein DDB_G0267716, which produces MALKIDEIMDLSLDDYIAISKKSTNNNAVTNNNNNHEKITLDGNSNDAKFGRRKGNIDDEEDDDEDDMLMVPPKEELEEDQHIEEIDTGIWKGPDSSISYLDCHDRQNDLRDKLNNSNNKNSYAKVSSVQYRMMAPNTAANRPRGIPTLLPLDVEVNNRNWGFNRNGGRRNRGNRGNRGYNNFQRGFNNGGNNFNDAVNGLGGVSNGRVQRNRKQDIESKNLRFSVGRNNNCNNNNPNGTCSPHPAQNMIIETPSNCINLIPSPPLNSSFQVPQHAAPERHSNTNNNGSQSFPIGNLTPQAEAALNLNSNGMQTPNVPGGSSNESLKSLLGFQGNVSGEMMPVFASRLMDFIQNGLQNPSVHKPVYDMKIQKDIHEIQKKPLLYKCPGGEVVSSDGAGVNCKIIPRTSGVSLNCRFA; this is translated from the exons ATGGCCTTAAAAATAGATGAAATTATGGACTTGTCATTGG ATGATTATATTGCCATTTCCAAAAAGTCCACAAACAACAATGCCgttacaaacaacaacaataaccacGAAAAAATCACGCTCGATGGCAATAGCAATGATGCTAAATTTGGTCGCCGAAAAGGTAATATAGACGAtgaagaagatgatgatgaagatgataTGCTGATGGTACCACCTAAAGAAGAGTTAGAGGAGGATCAACATATTGAAGAAATTGACACTGGTATTTGGAAAGGACCGGATTCGTCGATATCCTACTTAGATTGTCATGATAGGCAAAATGATTTGCGCGATAAacttaataatagtaataacaaAAATTCGTACGCTAAAGTCAGTTCGGTACAATATCGCATGATGGCACCCAATACTGCTGCAAATAGACCACGTGGTATCCCTACGTTGCTGCCGTTGGATGTAGAGGTTAATAATAGAAATTGGGGGTTCAATAGAAACGGTGGTAGACGTAATAGAGGTAATCGAGGAAATCGTGGTTATAATAATTTCCAGAGGGGATTTAATAATGGTGGTAATAACTTTAATGATGCTGTTAATGGATTAGGTGGTGTAAGTAATGGTCGAGTACAAAGGAATCGAAAACAGGACATTGAAAG CAAAAATCTTCGTTTCTCTGTTGGCAGAAACAATAATTGCAACAATAATAATCCAAATGGAACTTGTAGTCCACATCCAGCTCAAAATATGATTATAGAAACTCCCAGTAACTGTATAAACTTAATACCAAGTCCACCATTAAATTCAAGTTTTCAAGTTCCTCAACATGCGGCACCTGAACGTCATAGTAATACTAATAATAATGGGTCACAATCTTTTCCGATTGGCAACTTAACGCCACAAGCTGAAGctgctttaaatttaaattcgaatggAATGCAGACCCCAAATGTACCTGGAGGCAGCAGTAATGAAAGCCTTAAAAGTTTATTGGGTTTTCAGGGGAATGTTTCGGGTGAAATGATGCCAGTATTTGCTTCGCGTTTGAtggattttatacaaaatggtTTGCAAAATCCATCAGTACATAAACCAGTTTATGATATGAAAATACAAAAGGATATACATGAAATTCag AAAAAACCATTGCTTTATAAATGCCCTGGCGGTGAAGTTGTAAGTTCTGATGGGGCTGGAGttaattgcaaaataatacCACGCACAAGTGGTGTATCTTTAAATTGTCGCTTTGCTTAA
- the alc gene encoding 5'-AMP-activated protein kinase subunit beta-1: protein MGNAGSTSMHRERHKSSDISTPNSPFRELPLRGEGSSTAQGIAAVSGGQAFTFDKKRDSVLHGGSSQEDDETTSEPYYTKPISKAANEQQQQQQQTAAASVDPEFSSAEPRKRSSTISEGTTTSSSTVTQIMPQHKDSSAAEANDEAPQKTQQELDEEEMRNPALPTVLRWDGGGQNVMISGTFTQWKPVPMVRSHANFVTIIDLPEGDHQYKFCVDGEWKHDPKLKSVENDAGEKSNLVSVRQSDFEVFQALAKDSENCVNNADKEYSQDVPQSKPWEKVSGPPILPPHLLQVILNKDTPLSCEPTLLPEPNHVMLNHLYALSIKDGVMVLSATHRYRKKYVTTLLYKPI from the exons ATGGGTAATGCTGGTAGCACAAGTATGCATAGAGAACGCCACAAGTCCAGCGACATCTCTACACCAAATTCTCCATTTCGTGAATTGCCCCTACGGGGAGAGGGTAGTTCTACGGCTCAGGGTATTGCGGCTGTCAGTGGTGGCCAGGCATTCACATTTGATAAAAAACGTGATTCAGTTTTACACGGTGGCTCGTCACAAGAAGACGATGAAACAACATCCGAACCCTATTATACGAAACCAATAAGCAAAGCAGCAAacgaacagcagcagcaacaacaacaaacagctGCTGCCTCTGTCGACCCTGAGTTTAGTTCAGCTGAACCGCGCAAACGCTCAAGTACTATATCGGAAGGAACTACAACTTCATCATCAACTGTAACGCAAATAATGCCTCAACATAAAGATTCTTCCGCTGCGGAGGCAAACGATGAAGCTCCGCAAAAGACGCAACAAGAGCTAGATGAAGAAGAAATGCGTAATCCCGCATTACCCACTGTTTTGCGCTGGGATGGCGGTGGTCAAAACGTAATGATTTCCGGTACATTTACCCAATGGAAACCCGTACCCATGGTACGCAGTCATGCCAATTTTGTTACCATTATTGATTTGCCCGAAGGAGATCATCAATACAAATTCTGTGTTGATGGTGAATGGAAACATGATCCCAAATTG AAAAGCGTCGAAAATGATGCTGGTGAAAAGTCAAATTTAGTGTCGGTGCGTCAATCGGATTTTGAAGTATTTCAAGCCTTAGCTAAAGACAGCGAAAACTGTGTCAACAATGCCGATAAAGAGTATTCACAAGATGTGCCCCAGTCTAAGCCATGGGAAAAGGTATCGGGTCCACCCATCTTACCGCCTCATTTATTGCAGGTTATTTTAAATAAGGATACTCCTTTGTCg TGTGAGCCGACTTTGTTGCCTGAACCGAATCATGTTATGTTAAATCATTTATATGCATTATCCATTAAAGATGGTGTCATGGTTTTAAGTGCAACTCATCGTTATCGTAAGAAGTACGTTACCACTTTGTTGTACAAacccatttaa
- the Hydr1 gene encoding phospholipase ABHD3 translates to MLYSLMFYLTNIPRLHLWAYATLAYVIYYLLQVVKRPIVACADGPFKKFLYNNIPTLEMKYWPTFWCFESRAQTVFASIIRSQVLPKINYRREILVLPDGGEVALDWMEDGCSKDGPCVILLPGLTGESQAEYVKCLVVAAKQSGLRVVVFNNRGLGGIELKTPRLYCASNCEDLSEVVKHVGKSVPKDRLGAAGISMGGLILGNYLVRKSVEARAYLAAAKIISAPWDVHKGTASIEKPILNNLLGRHLTNSLCKTLKSCEIFKDADIDMDKILTCKTIKEFDALFTSKQFGYAHVDDYYSDATLHNKLHYITVPLLCLSAADDPFQPLEAIPIKPAEESTHVAIVVTARGGHIGFLQGWWPSSKEEYMGRLFVEYFTTVLCDKMEEFKKITNDMFEKYDEQKFLFPTKELEKKVDMKITSSFLNSEQLEELCKEM, encoded by the exons ATGTTATATTCTTTAATGTTTTATCTAACAAATATACCGCGTTTACATCTATGGGCCTATGCCACCCTAGCATAcgttatatattatttattacaagtAGTTAAG CGTCCGATTGTGGCCTGTGCAGATGGACcattcaaaaagtttttatataataatataccGACTTTAGAAATGAAATATTGGCCAACATTTTGGTGTTTTGAAAGTCGGGCTCAAACAGTATTTGCCAGTATTATAAGATCTCAAGTATTGCCAAAAATTAATTACAGGAG gGAAATATTGGTACTACCCGATGGCGGTGAAGTAGCTTTAGACTGGATGGAGGACGGTTGTAGTAAGGACGGGCCTTGTGTTATTCTATTACCCGGTTTAACGGGTGAATCTCAGGCCGAATATGTCAAATGTTTAGTGGTTGCTGCCAAACAGTCGGGTTTACGTGTCGTTGTTTTCAATAATCGCGGTCTGGGAGGTATTGAATTGAAAACACCCCGTTTGTATTGTGCCTCAAATTGTGAAGACCTATCGGAGGTGGTAAAACATGTGGGAAAAAGCGTTCCCAAGGATAGATTAGGTGCAGCTGGTATATCAATGGGCGGCCTTATACTGGGCAATTATTTGGTGCGTAAAAGTGTGGAGGCACGTGCTTATTTGGCTGCAGCTAAAATTATTTCAGCTCCCTGGGATGTTCACAAAG GTACAGCCAGTATTGAAAAGCCAATTTTGAATAACTTATTGGGAAGACATTTGACCAACAGCCTGTGCAAGACTTTGAAAAGTTGCGAAATATTTAAAGATGCTGATATCGATATggataaaattttaacg TGTAAAACCATAAAAGAATTCGATGCCTTATTTACATCAAAACAGTTTGGTTATGCCCATGTAGACGACTATTATTCCGATGCTACACTTCACAATAAACTACATTATATTACTGTGCCATTACTATGCCTTAGTGCTGCTGATGATCCATTCCAACCCCTCGAAGCCATACCCATTAAGCCAGCCGAAGAAAGTACACATGTGGCCATTGTTGTGACAGCACGCGGAGGTCATATTGGTTTCCTGCAGGGATGGTGGCCATCGTCGAAGGAAGAGTATATGGGACGCTTGtttgttgaatattttacaACTGTTTTGTGTGATAAAAtggaagaatttaaaaaaataaccaacgatatgtttgaaaaatatgatgaacaaaagtttttatttccaACCAAAGAACTTGAAAAAAAGGTCGATATGAAAATAACATCGTCTTTCTTGAATTCGGAGCAATTAGAGGAGTTGTGTAAGGAAATGTAG
- the Ctu1 gene encoding cytoplasmic tRNA 2-thiolation protein 1: protein MPINCKSNCGNKAVLKRPKTADALCKECFFAAFEAEIHHTITSSNLFRRGEKVAVAASGGKDSTVLAHVLKLLNERHDYGLELVLLSIDEGITGYRDDSLETVKQNRDDYQIPLKILSYEELYGWTMDRIVAQIGRSNNCTFCGVFRRQALDRGAKLLEVDSIATGHNADDIAETVLMNILRGDTARLRRCTDIKTGGSEDTIPRVKPLKYTYEKEIVMYAHYKKLVYFSTECVFAPNAYRGHARAFLKDLEKVRPSVIMDIIHSGEQLRFKDTVRKPVRGICERCGFVSSQQPCKACVLLEGLNRGLPKLGIGKKSKGDRMIANQDKELALREKANLVKNDF from the exons atgcCCATTAATTGTAAATCAAATTGTGGTAATAAAGCTGTATTAAAg cGTCCCAAAACTGCAGATGCTTTATGCAAAGAATGTTTTTTCGCTGCCTTTGAAGCTGAAATTCATCATACTATCACCTCTAGTAATTTGTTTAGACGTGGTGAAAAGGTGGCCGTGGCAGCAAGTGGAGGCAAAGATTCCACGGTACTTGCTCATGT CCTAAAACTACTCAATGAACGTCACGACTATGGACTGGAACTGGTTCTGCTCTCCATTGATGAAGGCATCACTGGCTATCGTGATGATAGTTTAGAGACCGTTAAACAAAATCGTGATGATTATCAAATACCTCTGAAAATCCTTTCGTACGAAGAACTTTATGGTTGGACCATGGATCGCATTGTGGCTCAAATCGGCCGTTCCAACAATTGTACATTTTGTGGTGTATTTCGTAGACAAGCCCTAGATCGAGGAGCTAAATTATTGGAAGTCGATAGTATAGCCACAGGCCATAATGCCGATGATATAGCGGAGACggtattaatgaatattttacGTGGTGATACGGCGCGTTTAAGAAGATGTACCGACATAAAGACTGGCGGCAGTGAAGACACCATACCGAGAGTGAAGCCACTTAAATACACCTACGAAAAGGAGATTGTTATGTATGCCCACTACAAGAAACTGGTGTACTTTTCAACGGAATGTGTGTTTGCCCCTAATGCATATCGTGGTCACGCAAGAGCGTTTCTCAAGGATTTGGAAAAGGTTCGACCGTCCGTAATAATGGATATAATACACTCTGGCGAACAGTTAAGATTTAAGGATACCGTTAGGAAGCCGGTAAGGGGTATATGTGAACGTTGCGGCTTCGTATCCTCCCAACAGCCATGTAAAGCATGTGTTTTACTGGAGGGCCTAAATCGGGGTTTACCTAAATTAGGTATTGGTAAAAAATCGAAAGGCGATCGCATGATAGCGAATCAGGACAAAGAGTTGGCTTTGAGAGAAAAAGCTAATTTggtaaaaaatgatttttga
- the Fcp1 gene encoding RNA polymerase II subunit A C-terminal domain phosphatase, which yields MSDILTEDTTNDGIVIKAPVEHPRIRINRWRVREGFPVSASQVILLYEALPIEGVEDASAKIASKIIHKLKAQRVGVVKKRLFKDGAIVQADTPLLELSECIHTTVIKDMCADCGADLRQNENGNTSEASVPMVHTIPDLKVTQKLAQKLGHDDTRRLLQDRKLVLLVDLDQTVIHTTNDNVPNNIKGIYHFQLYGPTSPWYHTRLRPGTPEFLERMSRFYELHICTFGARNYAHMIAQLLDPEGKFFSHRILSRDECFNATSKTDNLKALFPNGDSMVCIIDDREDVWNMASNLIQVKPYHFFQHTGDINAPPGCSKHELDGEGVDFKDLEQLNSDDKEKSTKKPENENEEENPKSDSTIPENTENQDNESIEKLVDITDEVKEIIIQDEETLVKESSKDVSVSQEENNKAETILEVNKLDNTENAKEEEEEGTNKEPINEAEVKESDEKDKPAEIASKNIPKIKLSNDTDENKIEIVDPDDYLLYLEVILENIHSRFYAIYDETQDIPDLKIIVPKIRSEVLRGCNLVFSGLVPTNMKLQQSRAYFIAKSLGAEVSQNIIETTTHLVAVTAGTFKVNAAKKNPNIKIVNTNWLWGCAERWEHVDERLFPLDRKMKSNKRQPPAHCHSPEHVINYSEKSEISSSSMAQQNAAESSKFIDTINPLLSFSNADLADMNKEFDQFFDSDTSSEDENVDIENPPVDKILKKRKREENEEERARKFFTRSTDVSVLSATEPVAEDDKSSSEENKDDEEDEMPSEKFRRGGNLPSDLEMGSDSNDDSDNNNPDEEDDGDWNMMGAALEREFLGLED from the exons ATGTCGGATATTTTAACAGAAGATACCACAAACGATGGCATAGTTATTAAAGCGCCAGTTGAGCACCCTCGCATAAGAATCAATAGATGGCGGGTAAGGGAAGGCTTTCCGGTAAGCGCTTCACAAGTCATTTTACTCTATGAAGCATTGCCAATCGAGGGTGTTGAAGATGCCAGCGCAAAAATAGCCAGTAAAATCATACACAAGTTAAAGGCACAGCGAGTTGGTGTTGTAAAAAAACGTCTCTTCAAGGATGGAGCCATTGTTCAAGCAGA TACTCCCCTTTTGGAACTCTCTGAATGTATCCATACAACGGTCATTAAAGACATGTGCGCTGATTGTGGTGCAGATTTGCGCCAAAATGAAAAT ggcAACACTTCAGAGGCATCCGTACCTATGGTACATACTATACCCGATCTTAAAGTCACACAGAAATTAGCACAAAAACTTGGTCACGATGACACGCGTCGTTTGTTACAAGAtcgtaaattggttttattgGTAGATTTAGATCAAACGGTTATACATACCACTAATGATAATGTGCCCAATAACATTAAAGGTATTTATCATTTTCAATTATATGGTCCCACATCACCGTGGTATCATACACGTTTAAGACCTGGTACACCGGAATTTCTGGAACGTATGTCCCGGTTTTATGAACTACACATTTGTACATTCGGTGCCCGCAACTATGCACATATGATTGCACAATTGCTGGATCCGGAGGGAAAATTCTTTTCACATCGCATCTTGTCGAGAGATGAATGTTTTAATGCCACCAGCAAAACGGACAACTTAAA GGCTCTTTTCCCCAATGGCGATTCTATGGTGTGTATCATTGATGATCGCGAAGATGTTTGGAATATGGCGTCAAATTTGATACAGGTTAAACCGTATCACTTTTTCCAACACACAGGCGATATAAATGCTCCTCCAGGTTGTTCTAAACATGAATTAGATGGTGAAGGTGTTGATTTTAAAG ATTTAGAGCAACTAAACTCTGATGACAAGGAAAAATCTACTAAAAAACCGGAGAATGAGAATGAAGAGGAAAATCCGAAATCAGATTCAACCATACCGGAAAATACAGAAAACCAAGACAATGAATCTATAGAGAAATTAGTAGATATTACAGACGaagttaaagaaattataatacaGGATGAGGAAACTCTAGTTAAAGAGTCTTCTAAAGATGTCAGTGTAAGTCAAGAAGAAAACAATAAAGCAGAAACTATTTTAGAAGTTAATAAGCTAGATAACACTGAAAATGctaaagaagaagaagaagaaggaACCAACAAAGAACCCATAAATGAGGCAGAGGTTAAGGAGTCTGATGAAAAAGACAAACCGGCCGAAATAGCAAGCAAAAATATTCCCAAAATTAAACTTTCCAATGATACAGacgaaaacaaaattgaaatagTCGATCCAGAcgattatttgttgtatttagaGGTTATATTAGAAAATATACACTCGCGATTCTATGCCATTTACGATGAGACCCAGGATATACCCGATTTAAAGATAATTGTTCCAAAAATACGCTCCGAGGTCTTACGAGGCTGTAATTTGGTATTTTCTGGTCTTGTGCCCACCAACATGAAATTACAACAGTCTCGAGCCTATTTCATAGCCAAGAGTCTGGGTGCCGAGGTATCGCAAAATATCATCGAAACCACCACACATTTGGTGGCAGTTACGGCGGGTACTTTTAAGGTAAATGCCGCCAAAAAAAATCctaatataaaaattgtcaaTACAAATTGGTTGTGGGGTTGTGCCGAACGTTGGGAACATGTCGACGAAAGACTTTTTCCTTTAGATCGTAAAATGAAGAGTAATAAACGTCAGCCACCGGCTCATTGTCACAGTCCGGAACATGTCATAAATTACAGTGAGAAATCGGAAATTTCGTCATCCAGTATGGCACAACAAAATGCCGCAGAATCGTCAAAGTTTATTGATACCATTAATCCGTTGCTGTCCTTTTCCAATGCCGATTTGGCCGATATGAATAAGGAGTTTGATCAGTTTTTCGATTCCGACACCTCTTCAGAAGATGAAAATGTTGATATTG aaaatcctCCCGTGGATAAGATTTTAAAGAAACGTAAACGTGAAGAAAACGAAGAAGAAAGAGCGCGCAAATTTTTCACTCGTTCCACAGATGTTTCGGTCCTGAGTGCCACTGAGCCGGTTGCTGAAGATGATAAATCTTCAAGTGAAGAGAATAAAGACGACGAGGAAGATGAAATGCCAAGTGAAAAATTCCGAAGAG GTGGCAACTTACCTTCTGATTTAGAAATGGGTTCCGATTCTAATGACGACAGTGATAACAATAATCCAGACGAAGAAGACGATGGCGATTGGAATATGATGGGTGCTGCACTGGAAAGGGAATttttaggacttgaagattaa
- the MED30 gene encoding mediator of RNA polymerase II transcription subunit 30 — MSGQYPGGYNNPLAGHRGQFNPQQQQQIMNQMQMGSAGGAGMMVGAGGGPGGGMMSMGGGGGGGYGQGGMLPQQGNPMQQGMQSMAGSVGGGMGPGVMNPVGMQSPSHVQQQLMQQQQQQMQQQQQMGPMGPQMGMSMGGHVGMGGGSGTGGVNPQVGNIMPQQQQMPPQMQQNVGMQQAHQMQTGASGPNMGAMLAQQQQQSMQQSQQSPAAQQQQSSMQPSQQMPQTSGMQQQQQPQSSSNNVLSIPQQPHKEINIVTLSRVGQETVQDITSRFQEIFTALKVIQPTSSRDNGTVKKVQEHFRTIRLLFKRMRLIYERCSDGYPQGMEYTHVESLIPYKDETEHRNLEGTQCEEYRKALQENQELIDTVKLKNRQLREIIDRTRIIVWEINTMLSMRRS, encoded by the exons atgtCTGGTCAATATCCTGGTGGTTATAACAATCCCTTGGCGGGTCATCGTGGCCAATTTAATccacagcaacagcagcagatAATGAATCAAATGCAAATGGGTTCAGCCGGAGGTGCCGGTATGATGGTTGGAGCCGGAGGTGGTCCTGGTGGTGGCATGATGTCTATGGGAGGAGGTGGTGGCGGTGGTTATGGTCAGGGTGGTATGTTGCCCCAGCAAGGAAATCCCATGCAACAGGGAATGCAAAGCATGGCGGGCTCAGTTGGTGGAGGTATGGGACCTGGTGTTATGAATCCTGTAGGTATGCAGTCTCCATCGCATGTGCAACAGCAATTaatgcagcagcaacaacaacaaatgcaacagcagcagcaaatgGGTCCGATGGGACCACAAATGGGCATGAGTATGGGAGGACATGTTGGTATGGGCGGCGGAAGTGGCACCGGTGGTGTCAATCCTCAAGTGGGTAATATAATGCCTCAGCAACAACAAATGCCACCgcaaatgcaacaaaatgtaggCATGCAACAAGCTCATCAAATGCAAACCGGAGCTAGCGGACCAAATATGGGAGCAATGTTGgctcagcagcaacaacaatctATGCAACAATCTCAACAAAGTCCTGCTGCCCAACAACAACAGTCATCCATGCAGCCATCACAACAAATGCCTCAGACAAGCGGtatgcaacaacagcagcagcctCAATCATCATCTAACAACGTATTGTCTATACCCCAACAACCCCACAAAGAGATCAATATTGTAACTTTGTCACGAGTTGGTCAAGAAACTGTACAAGACATTACCTCTAGATTTCAAGAAATATTTACGGCTCTGAAAGTCATACAGCCTACATCCAGTCGGGATAATGGTACAGTGAAAAAGGTTCAGGAACATTTTCGAACGATTCGTTTACTATTCAAGCGCATGCGATTGATCTATGAGCGTTGCAGTGATGGTTATCCACAGg gTATGGAGTACACACATGTTGAAAGTTTAATACCATATAAAGATGAAACGGAGCATCGTAATTTAGAGGGCACACAATGTGAGGAGTACCGCAAAGCTTTGCAGGAAAATCAAGAACTTATCGACACAGTCAAATTGAAAAATCGCCAGCTAAGAGAAATTATTGATCGCACACGTATTATTGTTTGGGAAATAAACACTATGCTTAGCATGAGGAGatcttga
- the uri gene encoding unconventional prefoldin RPB5 interactor-like protein yields MNKREDALREALRKNEDETQRWQTYLKENQTAIENMSMFGKRLTVDVMVPVGKKAFMPGNLLHTNEVLVGHYQGYFSKCTTFKAKEICEMRIKMAQDHLKMLEAEADLWQNKLEKPYAEGVMPSGEEREIIEDYNEEAEKLWKEKHRRRVKEAKLKEREEREKELHKETKQKQNSKNKNDSEEKSDEEILKMLEEAELMEELEQELDTLDVDEVNDETIRKLMSGEIKLPQEKKRLAHEIKSKGSRTTEESVLLTNIVKKNDIQKSNHINTNNNIHPNPEITDLINSQEEVEIEEETEEESIPKEVALIKEQAKFLNAEDQIGFYDYQLEIIRQKIQALPLRTQQELDEKIHLLNVLEHLEELLEVAEETVGAEELAEKDSVEVEDKNEKDVENQEKEFTAENVEIVEKELIEVKVNGGKSSLSNDLNKSTQKRRISFALEDQTLEFRKHEAVTQMLPPKIEKPQRDIIKLDDNDEEKESIQNKSDLLKKPLDKKDLIQAKVEKNLQFVAENQSKQDFDLIQQIMGEVKTLHIKFKHSPQEDSKRDNRESSDIPSSPADFYDLYKKTQNSLHQNEPSTLFINSYEGEDQVKTPVLKEADRQAAFADPKAEFSNPSLQAKPILKNKSAVGKENHLKDTKQDNSNKSKKSKKNSTKKEDDDDSFSAYNKVMNDVVEKPLTEPEPLPDVKFIDAHTPKKRISRFKQMRQGTEKT; encoded by the exons ATGAATAAACGTGAAGATGCTCTTAGAGAG GCTTTACGCAAAAATGAAGACGAGACTCAACGGTGGCAGACCTATCTCAAAGAGAATCAGACAGCCATTGAGAATATGTCCATGTTTGGTAAACGATTGACAGTAGATGTTATGGTTCCAGTTGGCAAAAAGGCTTTTATGCCGGGAAATTTATTACATACGAATGAAGTTTTAGTTGGTCACTACCAAggttatttttcaaaatgcaCCACATTCAAAGCCAAAGAGATTTGTGAAATGCGCATTAAAATGGCTCAGGATCATTTGAAGATGTTGGAAGCAGAAGCCGACTTATGGCA AAACAAATTGGAAAAACCTTATGCCGAGGGTGTTATGCCCAGTGGTGAAGAACGTGAAATTATTGAAGATTACAATGAAGAAGCTGAAAAATTATGGAAAGAAAAGCATAGACGTCGCGTTAAGGAAGCTAAACTAAAGGAGCGAGAAGAAAGAGAAAAAGAGTTACACAAAgaaacaaagcaaaaacaaaactccaaaaataaaaatgattctGAGGAAAAATCGGATGAGGAAATCTTGAAAATGTTGGAAGAAGCCGAGTTAATGGAAGAATTAGAGCAAGAACTGGACACATTAGATGTAGATGAGGTCAATGATGAAACAATACGGAAGCTTATGTCAGGAGAAATTAAATTACCACAAGAGAAAAAAAGATTAGCACATGAAATAAAGTCAAAGGGGTCAAGAACTACTGAAGAATCGGTTTTATTAACGAATATAGTGAAAAAGAATGATATACAAAAGAGTAACcatataaacacaaataataATATACATCCAAATCCTGAGATAACAGATTTAATAAATTCCCAGGAGGAAGTTGAAATAGAAGAAGAAACGGAAGAAGAGTCAATACCCAAAGAGGTGGCTTTGATTAAAGAACAGGCTAAATTTCTTAATGCCGAAGATCAGATTGGTTTCTATGATTATCAATTGGAAATAATAAGACAAAAAATACAGGCTCTGCCTTTGCGCACGCAACAAGAATTAGATGAAAAAATACATCTTTTGAATGTGTTAGAACATTTGGAAGAACTATTAGAAGTGGCAGAAGAAACTGTAGGCGCTGAAGAGTTGGCGGAAAAAGACTCAGTTGAAGTTGAAGATAAAAACGAGAAAGATGtagaaaatcaagaaaaagaatTTACAGcagaaaatgttgaaattgtggAGAAGGAATTGATTGAAGTAAAAGTCAATGGAGGAAAATCCTCTTTATCCAATGATCTAAATAAATCTACCCAAAAACGCCGTATTTCCTTTGCTTTGGAAGATCAAACTTTAGAATTTAGAAAACATGAAGCTGTTACGCAAATGTTACCTCCTAAAATTGAAAAACCACAACGTGATATTATAAAACTagatgataatgatgaagaGAAGGAAAGCATACAAAATAAAtccgatttattaaaaaaacccttagataaaaaagatttaatacaagctaaagttgaaaaaaatttacaatttgttgCGGAAAATCAAAGTAAACAAGATTTTGACTTAATACAACAGATTATGGGTGAAGTTAAAACACTacacataaaatttaaacattcccCACAAGAGGATTCCAAAAGAGATAATAGAGAATCATCGGATATACCTAGCAGTCCAGCAGATTTCtatgatttatataaaaaaactcaaaattcattaCATCAAAATGAACCCTCAACATTGTTCATTAATAGTTATGAAGGTGAGGATCAAGTTAAGACGCCTGTATTGAAAGAAGCCGATCGACAAGCAGCATTTGCTGATCCAAAAGCGGAA ttctcAAATCCTTCTCTACAAGCTAAACctatacttaaaaataagtCTGCAGTTGGTAAGGAAAACCATTTAAAGGATACAAAACAGGataatagcaataaaagtaaaaaatcaaagaaaaattcTACTAAAAAAGAGGATGATGATGATAGCTTCAGCGCTTATAACAAG gttatgaacgatgttgttgaaaaaccATTAACGGAGCCTGAACCTCTGCCCGATGTTAAATTTATTGATGCTCATACACCCAAAAAACGGATAAGTCGTTTTAAACAAATGCGCCAAGGAAcagaaaaaacataa